One genomic segment of Ancylobacter sp. IITR112 includes these proteins:
- a CDS encoding amino acid ABC transporter permease, with product MNYTFHWLPAFRALPDMLWGALVTLEIAVLSMVLGVAFAVLLALGASSPYRAFRGAAATWIELARNTPALFQIYMAYFGLGSLGIHLDSFVALLAGITFNNAGYLAETFRGGLRAVPPTQTRAARSLGMGQIQAFRLVVMPQMFRIVFYPMTNQMVWAILMTSLGVIVGLNNDLTGVTQDLNVRSFRTFEYFALAAVIYYLLAKFVTLSARLMAWRLFRY from the coding sequence ATGAACTACACTTTTCACTGGCTGCCGGCGTTTCGCGCGCTGCCCGACATGCTGTGGGGCGCGCTGGTCACGCTTGAAATCGCCGTGCTCTCCATGGTGCTCGGTGTGGCCTTTGCGGTCCTGCTGGCGCTGGGCGCCTCCTCGCCCTACCGCGCCTTCCGCGGCGCGGCCGCGACCTGGATCGAACTCGCCCGCAACACGCCGGCACTGTTCCAGATCTACATGGCCTATTTCGGCCTCGGCTCGCTCGGCATCCATCTCGACAGCTTCGTCGCCCTGCTCGCCGGCATCACCTTCAACAATGCCGGCTATCTCGCCGAAACGTTTCGGGGCGGCCTGCGCGCCGTGCCGCCGACGCAAACCCGCGCCGCCCGCTCGCTCGGCATGGGTCAGATCCAGGCGTTCCGGCTGGTGGTGATGCCGCAGATGTTCCGCATCGTCTTCTATCCCATGACCAACCAGATGGTGTGGGCGATCCTGATGACCTCGCTCGGCGTGATCGTCGGCCTCAACAATGATCTCACCGGCGTCACCCAGGACCTGAATGTGCGCTCCTTCCGCACCTTCGAATATTTCGCGCTCGCCGCCGTGATCTATTACCTCCTCGCCAAATTCGTCACCCTCTCCGCGCGCCTGATGGCGTGGCGGCTGTTCCGTTACTGA
- a CDS encoding transporter substrate-binding domain-containing protein, with product MAKGFGILAAAALTLAAALPAQADKLDDIIASGTLRCAVVLDFPPMGSRDANNEPIGFDVDYCNDLAKALGVKAEIVETPFPDRIPALISGRVDVGVASTSDTLERAKTAGFTIPYFAFKMVVLTKDGLGIKDYDSLKGKKTGSVAGTFEALALEKDVKAWGAGTTFRGYQTQADVFLALAQGQIDATVVTSTVAAAIVKEGKYKGLMMGGDAPYDIDYVALIALRNEQGLINYLNLFINQQVRTGRYKALYDKWIGLGEAPNLTVPGVYR from the coding sequence ATGGCTAAGGGATTCGGCATTCTTGCCGCGGCGGCGCTGACGCTCGCCGCCGCCTTGCCCGCGCAGGCGGACAAGCTCGACGACATCATCGCCTCCGGCACGCTGCGCTGCGCGGTGGTGCTGGACTTTCCGCCCATGGGCTCACGCGACGCCAATAACGAGCCGATCGGTTTTGACGTGGATTATTGCAACGACCTCGCCAAGGCGCTGGGCGTGAAAGCGGAAATCGTCGAGACCCCCTTCCCCGACCGCATTCCCGCGCTGATCTCGGGCCGCGTCGATGTCGGCGTCGCCTCGACCTCCGACACGCTGGAACGCGCCAAGACCGCCGGCTTCACCATTCCCTATTTCGCCTTCAAGATGGTGGTGCTGACCAAGGACGGGCTCGGCATCAAGGATTATGACAGCCTGAAGGGCAAGAAGACCGGTTCGGTCGCCGGCACCTTCGAAGCGCTGGCGCTGGAGAAGGACGTGAAGGCGTGGGGCGCCGGCACCACCTTCCGTGGCTACCAGACCCAGGCGGACGTGTTCCTCGCCCTCGCCCAAGGCCAGATCGACGCCACTGTCGTCACCTCCACCGTCGCCGCGGCGATCGTGAAGGAAGGCAAGTATAAGGGCCTGATGATGGGCGGCGATGCCCCCTACGACATCGACTATGTCGCGCTGATCGCCCTGCGCAACGAGCAGGGCCTCATCAACTACCTGAACCTGTTCATCAACCAGCAGGTCCGCACCGGCCGCTACAAGGCGCTCTACGACAAGTGGATCGGCCTCGGCGAGGCGCCCAACCTGACGGTTCCCGGCGTTTATCGCTGA
- a CDS encoding GntR family transcriptional regulator, which yields MKVKATDIGQMASASDVIFDALRQAIAKGDIAEGQTLRQDHIARMFNVSRIPVREALTRLEEQGLVSTQRYRGAVVTTLSTDEIREIFEFRALLEPEVLRYSVERMSEEGLEAAKRFAHAFATETDSSHWGELNRSFHYSLYEASGRPYYLQTISAALDRVDRYLRAQLVLTDGMARARREHEGILLACIRRDAEEAAALTRAHILGACVSLIDFLDRTRATEEAKG from the coding sequence GTGAAGGTGAAGGCGACGGACATCGGGCAGATGGCCTCCGCGTCGGATGTCATTTTCGACGCGCTGCGCCAGGCCATCGCCAAGGGCGACATTGCCGAGGGCCAGACCCTGCGGCAGGACCATATCGCCCGCATGTTCAATGTCAGCCGCATTCCCGTGCGCGAGGCGCTGACCCGGCTGGAAGAGCAGGGTCTTGTCTCCACCCAGCGCTATCGCGGGGCCGTCGTCACCACCCTGTCGACGGATGAAATCCGCGAAATCTTCGAGTTCCGCGCGCTGCTGGAGCCCGAGGTGCTGCGCTACTCGGTGGAGCGCATGTCGGAGGAAGGGCTGGAGGCGGCCAAGCGCTTCGCCCATGCTTTCGCCACCGAGACCGATTCCTCGCATTGGGGCGAGCTGAACCGCAGCTTCCATTACAGCCTCTACGAGGCGTCCGGCCGTCCCTATTATCTGCAGACCATCAGCGCCGCGCTGGATCGCGTCGACCGCTATCTGCGCGCCCAGCTCGTGCTCACCGACGGCATGGCGCGGGCGCGGCGCGAGCATGAGGGCATTCTGCTCGCCTGCATCCGCCGCGATGCCGAGGAGGCCGCCGCCCTGACCCGCGCCCATATTCTGGGCGCGTGCGTCTCGCTGATCGACTTTCTGGACCGGACCCGCGCCACGGAGGAGGCCAAGGGCTAG
- a CDS encoding glycosyltransferase family 4 protein, whose product MEICINGRFLAGPPAATYAVAEHLTRALADRLASDAPEARPIHVLAPPNACVRDVGLPVTRIGRRTGNIWEQIDLPRAAAGRLLLNFASRSPLLLRRGMTMVHDAQVFTTPASYALAFRETLKANIRLAGRRQLGLLTVSHFAKGELIGLGLAPAERVHVIANGADHVLRTPPEPAILARLGLAPRLYALALANLMPHKNIPLLIRAFSRPALQDMTLVLVGAAGRDAFAAAGVTAGANVLFPGYVAEGEMRALQANALAVCTPSLTEGFGLPPVEGLMLGTPAIIAPCGALPEVCGPGALHADPHDPAAWEAALLRLRGDNGLYDGLAREGRAFVARFTWRAAGTRLMEVVDGAAESAAGHGRFPP is encoded by the coding sequence GTGGAAATCTGCATAAACGGGCGTTTTCTCGCCGGTCCGCCGGCCGCGACCTATGCGGTGGCGGAGCATCTGACGCGCGCCCTCGCCGATAGGCTGGCCTCGGACGCCCCAGAGGCGCGGCCTATCCATGTGTTGGCGCCACCGAATGCGTGCGTGCGCGATGTCGGGCTGCCGGTCACGCGCATCGGCCGGCGGACCGGCAATATCTGGGAACAGATCGACCTGCCCCGCGCCGCCGCGGGCCGGCTACTGCTCAACTTCGCGTCGCGCAGTCCGCTCTTGCTGCGGCGGGGCATGACCATGGTGCACGACGCGCAGGTCTTCACCACGCCGGCCTCCTATGCGCTGGCGTTCCGGGAAACGTTGAAGGCCAATATCCGTCTCGCCGGCCGGCGCCAGCTCGGGCTGCTGACGGTGTCGCACTTCGCCAAGGGCGAACTGATCGGGCTGGGCCTCGCGCCGGCGGAGAGGGTTCATGTCATCGCCAATGGCGCCGACCATGTGCTGCGCACCCCGCCCGAGCCGGCGATCCTTGCCCGGCTGGGGCTGGCCCCGCGCCTCTATGCGCTGGCGCTCGCCAATCTCATGCCGCACAAGAATATCCCGCTGCTGATCCGCGCCTTCTCGCGCCCAGCGCTGCAGGACATGACTCTCGTGCTCGTCGGCGCCGCCGGCCGCGACGCCTTCGCCGCCGCCGGCGTGACCGCCGGCGCCAATGTACTGTTTCCCGGTTATGTCGCGGAGGGCGAGATGCGCGCCTTGCAGGCGAACGCGCTGGCGGTCTGCACCCCCTCGCTCACCGAGGGTTTCGGCCTGCCGCCGGTGGAAGGGCTGATGCTGGGCACCCCCGCCATCATTGCCCCGTGCGGCGCACTGCCGGAAGTGTGCGGCCCCGGCGCGCTACACGCCGACCCGCACGACCCCGCCGCCTGGGAGGCCGCGCTGCTGCGGCTGCGCGGCGACAACGGGCTGTATGACGGCCTCGCCCGCGAGGGCCGCGCCTTCGTCGCCCGCTTCACCTGGCGCGCCGCCGGGACCCGCCTCATGGAGGTCGTCGACGGCGCCGCCGAAAGCGCGGCCGGCCATGGCCGCTTCCCGCCATGA